The following nucleotide sequence is from Psychroflexus torquis ATCC 700755.
CCATAATGGCAATATTTTTTTAGGTATATATTTTGAAATAGAGTTTTAAACATATTTAACATGGATTTTAAAAACTTCACCATAAAAACACAAGAAGCTTTACAAAAAGCTCAGTTACTTGCTCAAGAACTTGGACATCAGCAAATAGAGAACGAACATATTTTTAAAGCTATAACCCAAGTCGATGAAAATGTAACTCCTTTTCTATTGAAGAAGCTCAATGTCAATACTCAATTGTTTCTTCAAATTTTAGATAAAAATTTAGAGAGTTTTCCAAAAGTAACCGGAGGTGATATTGTATTATCCAGAGAAGCGGGTAAAACCGTTAACGAGGCTAGCATTATTGCTAAAAAAATGAATGACGAATATGTTTCTATTGAACATTTAATTTTAGCTATTTTTAAAAGTAAGAGTAAGATTGCTCAAGTTTTAAAAGATCAAGGGGTTACAGAAAAAGCTCTAGAATCTGCTATACAAGAACTTCGCCAAGGCAATCAAGTAACTTCTCAAAATGCAGAAGATAATTATAATTCTTTAGAAAAATATGCCAATAACTTAAACGAACTTGCTGAAGAAGGAAAGTTAGACCCGGTTATAGGTAGAGATGAAGAAATACGAAGAATTCTCCAAATTCTTTCTCGGAGGACTAAGAATAATCCAATGCTTGTTGGTGAGCCTGGTACTGGTAAGACAGCTATTGCAGAAGGTCTTGCTCACAGAATTATTGCTGGAGATGTTCCTGAAAACCTAAAATCTAAAAAGATTTATAGCCTTGATATGGGAGCGTTAATTGCAGGTGCTAAATATAAAGGAGAGTTTGAAGAACGATTAAAATCGGTTATCAAGGAAGTGCAAGATAGTGATGGAGATATTGTCTTATTTATAGACGAGATCCATACTCTTGTAGGGGCTGGAGGAGGACAAGGTGCAATGGATGCCGCTAATATTTTAAAACCAGCCTTAGCTAGAGGTGAATTAAGAGCAATAGGAGCTACAACATTAGATGAATTTCAAAAATACTTTGAAAAAGATAAAGCCTTAGAAAGACGTTTTCAAAAGGTAATTGTGAATGAACCAGATACCGAAAGTGCTATTTCGATCCTAAGAGGAATTAAAGAGAAGTATGAAGCTCATCATAAAGTCCGGATTAAAGATGAGGCCATCATAGGAGCTGTGGAACTTTCTCAACGCTATATTACCAATAGATTTCTTCCTGATAAAGCCATCGATTTAATGGATGAGGCCGCTTCAAAATTAAGGATGGAAATAAATTCGAAGCCTGAAGAATTGGATGTACTCGATAGGAAAGTCATGCAGTTGGAAATAGAAATTGAGGCCATTAAGCGTGAAAAAGATGAAACTAAATTAAAATCGCTTAGAGTAGACTTGGCAGACCTTAAGGATGAGCGCAATACGCTTCACGCCCGATGGAAAAATGAAAAAGATGTGGTTGATAATATTCAGAGATTAAAAACTGATATTGAAGACTATAAACTAGAAGCAGAACGAGCAGAGCGCGAGGGTGATTATGGCAAAGTAGCTGAATATAGGTACGGCAAAATAAAAGAAACTCAAGAACAACTCAGTAAATTACAAGAACAAGTCGAAAGCCAGAAAACCAAAAACACTCTTATTAAAGAAGAGGTTGATTACGAAGATATTGCAGAAGTAGTTGCCAAATGGACAGGAATTCCAGTGACAAAAATGCTTCAATCTGATAGAGAAAAACTCTTAAAACTTGAAGATCAATTGCACAAAAGGGTTGTTGGACAGGAGGAAGCCATACAAGCGGTCTCTGATGCCGTAAGGCGAAGTCGTGCTGGCCTTCAAGACCAAAATAGACCAATTGGATCTTTTCTCTTCCTAGGTACTACAGGTGTGGGTAAAACGGAATTAGCCAAAGCGCTTGCAGAATATATGTTTGACGATGAAAGCTCGATGACACGTATAGATATGAGTGAATATCAAGAAAGACATTCCGTAAGTCGATTGGTAGGAGCACCTCCAGGCTATGTAGGTTATGAAGAAGGTGGACAATTAACGGAAGCGGTAAGAAGAAAGCCATATTCTGTTATACTTTTAGATGAAATTGAAAAGGCCCACCCAGACACGTTTAATATTTTATTGCAGGTTTTGGATGAAGGTCGACTCACAGATAATAAAGGTCGACTTGCAGATTTCAAAAATAGTATCATAGTCATGACCTCTAACATTGGAAGTCATATTATCCAAGAAAAATATGATACGACTAAAGATGTTGAAAGTGCAATGGAAAGTGCTAAAGTGGACGTTCTAGGCTTATTAAGACAAAGTGTAAGACCAGAATTTCTAAATAGAATTGATGATGTGGTTATGTTCACTCCATTATCGAAAAACAACATTAAGGAAATTGTTGGGTTACAGCTCAAGGGTCTTAAAAAGATGTTGATGAAACAAGGTATTACTATAGATGCTACAGAACAAGCTATCGAGTATATAGCCAAGATTGGCTTTGATCCACAATATGGAGCAAGACCTGTTAAGAGGACGATCCAAAAAGAAGTCCTTAACATCCTATCAAAAGAGATTTTAGCCGAAAAAATCAAAACCGATAGCATTATCCTTTTAGATCAATTTGATGACAAGCTGATTTTTAGAAACCAATAATACCAATTTACACTCAAACAAAAAGCCCGTTTGTAAAAACGGGCTTTTTGTTTATTATAAGAAGTCAAAATCAATCTATCCAAGTTTGATACATCATATAATTGTCTGCTGTTCTTTCTATCATTTCTTTATTTTCTTTAGAAACATCTTTTAGCTTTTTAGCTGGAATACCCGCATAGATTGTATTTTTTTCAACACGAGTTCCTGAGACAACAATTGCGCCTGCGGCTATAATACTCCCCGATTCTACAACAACATGGTCCATCACTATAGCACCCATGCCTATCAATACGCTATCTTCTATGGTACAACCATGAAGAATAGCCTTGTGCCCTATAGAAACTCTATTCCCGATTTTTGTTGCTGCTTTTTGATAAGTACAGTGAATAACAACACCATCTTGTACATTAACTTCGTTTCCAATCTCAATAGAATTGACATCTCCTCGAATAACGGCATTATACCAAACACTACAATCGACTCCCATCCTAACATCTCCTAGCACAGTAGCATTCTGTGCCAAAAAACAAGACTCTGGGATAATTGGTGAAACTCCTTTAACAGATTGAATAAGTGCCATTTCTATTTACTTAAATACATTTTACGTCTTCCATATAACTCATAAAAGGTATCATCTTTTAAGCTATCAATAAACAGGATGCTTTCTCCAGTACTTTTCATCTCTGGTCCTAGTTGCTTATTGACATTATGGAACTTATCAAAAGAGAAAACCGGTTGCTTAATAGCATAGCCTTCAAGCTGAGGATTAAAATTAAAATCCTTTACTTTTTTATGTCCTAACATAATTTTAGTGGCATAATTCACATAAGGCTCCTTATAAGCTTTTGCTATAAATGGAACTGTCCTTGATGCTCTTGGATTAGCTTCAATAATATACACATTATCATCCTTTATTGCAAACTGCACGTTGAGTAAACCCACCGTATTTAAAGATAACGCGATTTTCTTGGTATGATCTTTTATCTGTTCTAGTACTAAATCTCCAAGATTGAAAGGTGGTAATAATGCATTAGAATCTCCAGAGTGGACTCCACAAGGTTCTATATGTTCCATAATTCCTATGATATAGACATCTTCACCGTCGCATATTGCATCTGCTTCTGCTTCTATAGCTCCATCTAGATAATGGTCTAATAATAGTTTGTTATTAGGCATTTTCATTAATAAGTCTACGACATGAGTTTCTAGCTCTTTCTTATTGATCACAATTTTCATTCCTTGGCCTCCTAGGACATAAGAGGGCCTTACTAAAATAGGAAAATCGAGCTCTTCAGCTAAAGCTAAAGCTTCGTCTGCTGTTTCTGCTACCCCAAATTCTGGGTATGGAATATTATTTTGTTGTAGTAATTTAGAAAAACTTCCTCTGTCTTCCGCTAGATCTAAAGATTCAAAACTTGTTCCCAAAATCTTGACACCGTATCTGCTTAACTTTTCAGCCAGTTTTAAAGCTGTTTGTCCTCCTAGTTGAACGATCACCCCTTCAGGGTTTTCATGCTTGATGATGTCGTAAATGTGTTCCCAAAAAACAGGTTCGAAGTATAATTTATCTGCCGTATCAAAATCAGTAGACACCGTTTCAGGATTACAATTAATCATAATCGTTTCATAACCACATTCTGCAGCCGCCATCACTCCATGTACACAGCAATAATCAAATTCGATTCCCTGCCCTATTCTATTAGGTCCAGACCCTAGGACTATAACTTTCTTTTTATCGGTCACCACACTCTCGTTGGCTAAAACTTTCTCCCCGTTTGCGTCAATTACATCTGCTTCAAAAGTGGAATAATAATAAGGGGTTTTGGCCTCAAACTCCGCTGCACAAGTATCGACCAACTTGTAAATTCGATTCACATTAAGCTCCTCCCTTTTGGTGTACACTTCGCTTTCTAAACACTTCAACATGTGAGCAATTTGCCGGTCTGCAAAGCCTTTTTGCTTAGCTTCAAGCATTAATTCCTTAGTGATACTTTTTATATCATACTTTGAAATTTCTTTTTCTAAACTGTACAGCTCTTCGTATTGCTTAAGGAACCACATATCGATTTTGGTGATCTCATGAATACGACTTAGTGGGATTCCCAACTGAATAGCGTCATAAATCACAAACACCCTGTCCCAACTTGCATATTCTAATTTGCTTAAAATCTGATTGTAATCTGTATAGCTTTTTCCATCTGCACCAAGTCCGTTTCTTTTTATTTCTAAAGATTGAGTGGCTTTATGCAAAGCTTCTTGGAAAGAGCGTCCAATCCCCATTACTTCACCTACAGACTTCATTTGCAAGCCTAAGGTTCTATCTGATCCTTCAAATTTATCAAAATTCCAACGTGGTATTTTTACAATAACATAATCCAATGTAGGCTCAAAAAATGCAGAAGTAGTTTGAGTGATTTGATTATGAAGCTCGTTCAAATGGTAGCCTATAGCAAGTTTTGAAGCCACTTTTGCAATAGGATACCCAGTTGCTTTAGAGGCTAAGGCGGAGGATCTAGAAACCCTCGGGTTTATCTCTATGGCAATAATATCTTCTTTTTCATCTGGACTTACCGCAAACTGAACATTGCATCCACCAGCGAAATCTCCAATACTACGCATCATTTTAATGGCCATATCTCTCATTTTTTGATATGTCCTATCACTTAGCGTCATAGCTGGAGCGACAGTTATAGAGTCGCCAGTATGGATACCCATGGGATCCATATTTTCTATACTACAGATAATAGTCACATTATCATTGCGATCTCTGAGGAGTTCTAACTCATATTCTTTCCAACCTATTAAGGCCTTATCAATTATGACCTCATGAATAGGAGAGGCTTCGAGCCCACGAGTAAGAAGCTCTTCAAAACTATCTTCTGAATAGACTATAGACGCCCCGCTTCCACCAAGGGTAAAGGAAGCACGAATTACAAGAGGAAATCCAAAATCTTGAGCTACCTCATTTCCTTGAAGAAAAGACGTCACCGTTTTGGACGGAGCAACTCCTATTCCAATATGCTGCATTAATTTTCTGAATTTTTCTCTGTCTTCTGTGATATTGATCGCGTCAATATCTACTCCAATAATTTTAATGCCAAAATCTTCCCAGATGCCTTTATCATCAGCCTCAATACACAGATTTAAGGCCGTTTGTCCGCCCATTGTTGGAAGAACAGCGTCAATATCTGGGTGTGCATTTAGGATGTCTACAATAGATTTAGTTGTTAGTGGTTTCAAATAGACGTGATCTGCCATAGAAGGATCAGTCATAATTGTAGCAGGATTGCTATTGATTAAGATTGTTTTTATACCTTCTTCACGAAGAGATCTTAAGGATTGAGAACCTGCATAATCAAACTCACAGGCTTGACCTATGACTATAGGACCTGAGCCTATGAGTAAAATAGTCTTGATAGAATTGTTTTTTGGCATAGTAAAATTATAAAAAGTGAGACTATTGGGTATAAAAAAAGGCGTTACTTAAAGCAACACCTTATATTATGAATTTAATGTTTCATTTCTTATCGTTTTCTAAGACTCATTTCAGAGGAAACACTCAATTTCTTTCTTCCTTTAGCTCTTCTTCTTTTTAGGACTTTACGGCCGTTTACGGAGGACATTCTCTCTCTAAAGCCGTGTTTATTCTTTCTTTTTTTATTGGAAGGTTGAAAAGTTCTTTTCATTTTTTATTTCTTTAAATGTATTATCTTTTTTTGAAAACTGGGTGCAAATATACGACTCCTTTTTATTTTTGCAAACCTAATAATAAAGTTTTTTTCAATTGTTTTTGTTAGATTTGCAATCAAAATCAAAATCATGTTTCATAAAAATTTCAAGCTTATCATTGCAGGCCTTTTAATAGCTTTTGGCATATTCCAAATTGTTGAAGGTTTCATTGGTAATGGAATTGCCCTTATTCTTTTTTCAGGGATATTTATCTTTATTTATTTTAAAAACGAAATGATTTTGTTGGCATTTTTAAGATTGAGGAAACAGGATTTTGAGGGAACACGAAAATGGCTAGATAGAATTAAAAATCCTGAAACGGCTTTAACTCAAAAACAACAAGGCTATTTTAACTATATTCATGGCTTACTACTTTCTCAAACCAATATGACGAAAGCTGAGAAGTACTTCAAAAAGGCGATAAAATTAGGTTTATCCATGCAACAAGATTTAGCAATGGCTAAATTAAACCTAGCGGGTATCGCTATGACTAAACGGAGAAAGCGAGAAGCACAACTGCTTTTAAAAGAAGCAAAGTCTCTTGATAAAAATGGAATGCTAAACGAGCAGATACAAATGATGAAGAAACAAATGAAGCGCTTCTAATTACCTACAATATTTTTTTCTAAAACTAGACGGCGAAATTCCTGAGTGTTTTACGAAGGCATTTGTAAAGCTAGAATTGGATGTGTAGCCAATATCGAATGCAATTTCCTTAACCGTTTGGTAAGTGTTTTTTAACTTTGAAGAAGCCAATTTCATTTTCTCATCAAGAACATATTGATAGGGTGTTTTACCTACTTCCTTTCCAAATTCTCTTATAAAGTGAAACTTACTCCAACCTGAAACACGAATAAGTTCATCTGTTTTTATTTCTTGATTAATATTGGTATCGATATATTCTAAAGCTCTTTTAATGGGTTTTGAATATTTGCTCTCTTCTTCAACTTCATAGTTACCAATATCATCAAAAGAGGCTTTTTTGTTATACAAAGCCAATTCAATATTGCCTATGACGTCAATTTCTCTAAAGGGTTTGGATAGATATGCTACAGGCTTAGTCGTTTGGATGCGTTTAAGAGTTTCTGTATCTGTATATCCTGTGATATAAATAAAAGGAATTCTCGACTTAGAATTTAAATACGACCCTATTTGTATGCCCTCATATTTTTTACTTAAATCAATATCCAGCAAAATAAGCTCGGGTTTAAAGGTGTCTAGGTTTTTAATACAACAATTATAGCTCTCGCAAATAGTTGAATCAAAACCATTTTGATTGAGAATAGATTGGATTTCAAAAGATACTATTTTGTCATCTTCTACTATTAGTATTTTTGTTTTCATAGGATTGGGAATGATAGTCTAACAAATTTCTTTTTATAATCGAATTTACCCTTAAGCTGTTTTACCAATAAATCAAATATTTTAAACTGCTTTTCGAATAAATCAGGGAATTTTTCATGATTTTTGATACTATCAAAGGAAAATTTTAAACTTATTTTTTTTGAATTGTGGCTAAAATCTAACACCATTCGATCGTTGAGGCTCATCCTGAAATCGTTAATCTCGACCAAAATATAAGCCAAAATTAAAAGGTCATCTACGTCTACTTTTAAATGCGAAGTGTCCGTTAATTCAAAGTCTATCTCAGAGGTAGAACTTTTTAAATATTGAAGGAATTGGAGCACATAAAATTGAAAAGAAATCAATGTATCAGATGGTAAAGCTTCTTCTTTATTAGTCCTGTAAAACACATCGTAGAGATAGGTTAGGGCAAATATTCTATCTACTATAACCTTCCTATCATCAAAGTATAACCGATTCGTCGCCGATTGTATATTCATCAAACTCAATTGAGTTTGGAGATTATTTTTAAAACGATGAAGAGTTTTGTCCAGGATTTCTTTTAGACCGTCACTATTTTCCTTTAAATTATTTGTCATTAAAAATTGATTGGTTAAAACAAAGATAAGTTATTTAAAATTAATTATTTATAATTATTGCTAAATAAGCAGGAAGATTGTTTAGGTTTAATCGCATTAATTTGTTTAAATTTAACAATTAATAACTATATATTGATAAAAATTATTATTTTTTTATTTTTTTCATCATCAATTTTTTCTCAACCTGCAGAAAAAAATGATAGTATTCTATTTTCCCAAATGTTAGAATTATATCACGATGAGTTTCAGGCAAAATCAGAGGCTGATTTTAATCTAGGAAATCACAATTCTACCAATAATTATTTTGATTCTTTAGTCAGTCATAAGCTTAAGGGAACAATTCTAGATAACTTTAGAGTTTATAGTATCAATAATAAGATTAATCATCTATATGATTTTAAAAAACCTTTATATATCATGAGTTATGCGTCTTGGTGTGTTCCTAGTAATGGGGAGACCGAAGCTTTAAAGCAACTTATAGACACCCATGGAGATTGGATGGATTTTGTACTGATAATGTGGGATACGAAAGAGGATGCTATTTTGTTTTCTAAACAATTTCATACTAAAATCAAAGTATTGTATGTCGACGAATTATATAATACAGAAACCAAAACTATTAAAATGTTGAAGCATAAATTAGGGCTTCCTATCTCTATAACTTTAAGTCAGGATAAAACAATTTTAAACATTAGAAGCAATAAGCAGGTTCATCCTTCTGTAGACGAGGAAATAGCTACTAAGATTTGTCTAAAGTCTATGAAAAAAGATATTTTAGATTTAAAAAAATATGAAAATCTATAGCTTATTTAGCAAAAATCATTCTAAACCCAAGGACTACTAATACGATTCCAAAAATTCGTTTTAAAACTTTTTCATCTAGGCTTATAGCTAATTTCGATCCCAAATATCCCCCAATCACAAACATAAGTGCCATAACTAATGCATATCTCCAATTTAAACTACCATCTTGGTAATAGTTATAGGCTGCTGCTAGCGTCACTGGAACTGCTAAAACGGCTAGGCTTGTACCTTGAGCTTGGTGCTGTGAAAATCCTAAAAGTAAGATCATAAGCGGAACCATTACCACTCCCCCACCAACTCCAAGAATACCACTTAAAAAGCCAGCAATAAGACCAATAACTACCAAAGCTAAAATTACTAATAAACTCATACTAAAGGTTTTTATTTAAGAACTTCAATTTTGTAAACTTTCTTGGAATAATTATCCAAATGTTTATCTCGAAGCCAAGGATTATGAATCTTTAAGGTCTTATAATTCATATTAAACTGTTTAGCAAAATTTACGAAATCACTTACTGCCGTATCGACTTCTACCTTTTTTATAGGCTTCATTTCATAAAGATCTTTATCCTCATAATGAAAGCCAAAATCTTCAGCATTGGATAGAATATGTTTTAAAGCTACGATTCTAAAAACATACCTGGATGTTTCTGGATTGAGAAGTAAATCAAAATAATCGTTTACCTCTTGTCGTTTTAACTCTCTCGATATTCCTGCATTACCGGCATTGTAGGAAGCTGCGGCTAATGTCCAAGTTCCAAAACGCTCCTTGGAGTTTTTGAGGTATTGGGAAGCTACTTCAGTAGCTTTTTCTATATGGTAGCGTTCATCAACATTATCGTTGACTTCAAGACCATAATCTTTTGCAGTTCCTTTCATGATTTGCCAAAATCCTGTAGCACCTGCATGAGAAACTACATGTTCTAAACCGCTCTCCGCAACTGCTAAATATTTAAAGTCATCTGGAATCCCATTCTTTTTTAGAATAGGCTCAATAATAGGAAAATACTTATGAGCCCTTTTTATCAAAAGTAGAGCATTGGATTGCCAATACGTATTGACTAACAACTCTCGGTCTAACCTTTCTTTGATATCTGGAATATCTAAAGGAATCTTTTCTCCTGCAAAATCAATTTGCTCTGGTATGTCTATCGCAAACACGTTATAATCATTTTCAAAACTTTTTTCTGGATTCGAAGTTTTAACGTCTTCATCGTAGCCAGCTATAAAACTGGTTATGGCAAAATAACTTCCAAGAGTTAAAGTGGCCACCCCTAAAGTAAAAATCGATTTTGTAAAAAATGTATCTAATTTCATGTTCTAGTTTATTTCTTAATGTTGTAAAATTCCTTCTGAAATTAATCCAGGTAAATTGGCATTAAACCATCTATATTTATTTAAGATCATAATATGTGATCCTTTTGCAATTCCTATACAATCACTGATATTCTTTATGGGAAAAACTAAATCTTCATCACCATGGATATGAATTATATCCTCAATGGGTTGAACTTGCTCCCAGCATAACATCTCCTTTATAGCCCAATTTATATAGTATTTATCTTTCATTGAAAAATATTGCTGATAAAGTTTTAAACGTTTTCTTATGGCGCTGCCTACTGGTAATTTTTCAATTTGAGTGATATAATTCAACAAGCCTGTAGGTAAAATTTTATAAAACCCACTGTATCTTGCTAGTTTCATACGTGCTGGCAATTCCTGTTTTGACTTTACGCTAGAAATAATAATCAAGCGTTTTATTATCAAAAACCTGCTCATTTCCTGAACTAAAACTCCACCAAAAGAAACACCTATCAAAACAACAGGCTTATCTTTTTCAATTGGTTCAACCATTCGCTTAGCATAAGCCTTTAAACTTTCCTCTTTCTTGGGAATTTCCCATGACAGCCAAACCATTTTAAACTCCTTATCCGGCAAATCAATTCTCTCAAAAACTGTTGGATTAGCAGCCATTCCTGGCATCATATACACATTGACCACACCTGTTTAATTTGAGTAAGAGTTAAATACGAAAATAAGTTATAAATTATTGATTACCTTTGCTAATCGATAATTTGTTACGTAAATTTTTATAAGATTTATGTAATTTAGTTTTATGGATTTAACGATCCTACACAAATCATTCAAAAAATGAAAACAGTAGAATTTGAAGTTATAAAAAATGATTTCCAAAGGCAGTATGAAGCTAAAATTGAAGGTGAAATATTAACGGCTGAATTTTCTGAGCAAGAACGCAAAATTTTTCTTACTAAATTGACTGTTCCGGACGCTTATAAAGATTCTGAAATTCAAAATATTTTCATTTCAAAAATCCTCGATAGCTTTAAAGATACTCGCTTTAAGGTGATGCCTACCTCTCCTGAGATCGCGAAATTTTTCAGAAAAAACAGACTAAAATACAAAGATTTACTACCTGCTGGCATCTCTATTTAGACTATTCTGTCTTGTGTCGAATATGTGTATTCAATTAAGGTTTCAACAATACATAAGCTAATGGTATTAAACCCAAAAACCTCATTTTGTTTACTTAAATTCGCGCGTTGAAATCGCTATGGAAAAAAAAGAAGAGTTTATTGAAGTCCTTGGGGCTAGAGTTCATAATTTAAAAAACATCGATGTCAAAATACCTAGAAATAAGCTTGTGGTCATCACAGGCTTATCTGGTTCTGGGAAATCTTCATTGGCCTTCGATACTATCTACGCAGAAGGTCAACGCCGGTATATAGAGACTTTTTCTGCTTATGCTAGGCAATTTTTGGGTGGATTGGAACGTCCAGATGTTGATAAAATTGATGGCTTATCACCTGTTATTGCTATCGAACAAAAAACCACGTCAAAAAGTCCAAGAAGTACTGTAGGAACCATCACAGAAATTTACGATTTCCTCAGACTTTTGTATGCACGAGTGGGTACAGCTTACAGTTACAAGACTGGTGAAAAAATGGTAAGCTTCACCGATGAACAAATTCAGAATAACATAGTAGAAGGCTTTAAGGATAAGCGAGTAAATATTCTCTCTCCAGTTATACGCTCTCGTAAAGGCCATTATAGAGAATTATTTGAGCAAATTGCTAAGCAAGGTTTTCTAAAAGTAAGAATCGATGGAGAAATAAAAGACATCGAAAAAGGCATGAAGGTGGATAGGTATAAAATCCACGATATAGAGGTTGTCGTAGATCGAATAAAAATCGATGATGATATCAACTCTAGCAAACGTTTGAGCGAAAGTATTGCTACAGCGATGAAGCAAGGCAATAATGTGATGATGATTCTAGAACATGGCAAGGAAAAGCCTAAATTCTTTAGCCGTAATTTAATGTGCCCCACGTCTGGTATTTCTTACCCCAATCCAGAGCCTAATAATTTCTCATTCAATTCTCCAAAAGGCGCTTGTCCTAAATGCAATGGATTAGGTGAGGTTTTTGAAATTAATCTAGATCGTATCATTCCAAATCCTAATCTCTCAATTAGAGAAGGTGGCCTCGAGCCTCATGGTAAGGAGAAAAAAAACAACTGGGTTTTCAAACA
It contains:
- a CDS encoding lytic transglycosylase domain-containing protein gives rise to the protein MKLDTFFTKSIFTLGVATLTLGSYFAITSFIAGYDEDVKTSNPEKSFENDYNVFAIDIPEQIDFAGEKIPLDIPDIKERLDRELLVNTYWQSNALLLIKRAHKYFPIIEPILKKNGIPDDFKYLAVAESGLEHVVSHAGATGFWQIMKGTAKDYGLEVNDNVDERYHIEKATEVASQYLKNSKERFGTWTLAAASYNAGNAGISRELKRQEVNDYFDLLLNPETSRYVFRIVALKHILSNAEDFGFHYEDKDLYEMKPIKKVEVDTAVSDFVNFAKQFNMNYKTLKIHNPWLRDKHLDNYSKKVYKIEVLK
- a CDS encoding alpha/beta hydrolase, which encodes MPGMAANPTVFERIDLPDKEFKMVWLSWEIPKKEESLKAYAKRMVEPIEKDKPVVLIGVSFGGVLVQEMSRFLIIKRLIIISSVKSKQELPARMKLARYSGFYKILPTGLLNYITQIEKLPVGSAIRKRLKLYQQYFSMKDKYYINWAIKEMLCWEQVQPIEDIIHIHGDEDLVFPIKNISDCIGIAKGSHIMILNKYRWFNANLPGLISEGILQH
- a CDS encoding N-acetyltransferase, which codes for MKTVEFEVIKNDFQRQYEAKIEGEILTAEFSEQERKIFLTKLTVPDAYKDSEIQNIFISKILDSFKDTRFKVMPTSPEIAKFFRKNRLKYKDLLPAGISI